A part of Aquaspirillum sp. LM1 genomic DNA contains:
- the rplM gene encoding 50S ribosomal protein L13: protein MKTFSAKPHEVKREWFVVDATDKVLGRLAAEIAHRLRGKHKPEFTPHVDTGDFIVVVNAEKIRVTGTKAQDKKYYRHSGYPGGIYERTFTEMQQQFPERVLEKAVKGMLPKGPLGYAMLSKLKVYAGNEHPHSAQQPKVLEI from the coding sequence ATGAAAACCTTTTCTGCCAAGCCGCACGAGGTTAAGCGCGAATGGTTCGTGGTGGATGCCACCGACAAGGTGCTCGGTCGTCTGGCCGCTGAAATCGCCCATCGTCTGCGCGGCAAGCACAAGCCGGAGTTCACCCCGCACGTTGACACCGGTGACTTCATTGTTGTGGTAAATGCCGAAAAAATCCGCGTGACCGGTACCAAGGCACAGGACAAGAAGTACTACCGCCACTCTGGCTACCCCGGCGGTATCTACGAACGTACCTTTACCGAGATGCAACAGCAGTTCCCTGAGCGCGTGCTGGAAAAAGCCGTCAAGGGCATGCTGCCGAAAGGCCCGCTGGGCTACGCCATGCTGTCCAAGCTGAAGGTGTACGCCGGCAACGAGCATCCGCACTCCGCACAGCAGCCGAAAGTGCTGGAAATCTGA
- the rpsI gene encoding 30S ribosomal protein S9, giving the protein MNGKYYYGTGRRKSAVARVFMAKGNGQITVNGKPLDQYFARETGRMVVRQPLTLTEHLESFDIMVNVVGGGETGQAGAVRHGITRALIDFSTELKPTLSAAGLVTRDAREVERKKVGLHKARRRKQFSKR; this is encoded by the coding sequence ATGAACGGTAAATACTACTACGGTACGGGTCGTCGCAAGAGCGCAGTGGCCCGCGTGTTCATGGCCAAGGGTAATGGCCAGATCACCGTCAACGGCAAGCCGCTGGACCAATACTTTGCCCGCGAAACCGGCCGCATGGTCGTGCGTCAACCGCTGACCCTGACTGAACACCTGGAAAGCTTCGACATCATGGTCAACGTGGTGGGCGGCGGCGAAACCGGCCAGGCCGGTGCTGTGCGTCACGGCATCACCCGTGCCCTGATCGACTTCTCCACCGAACTGAAGCCGACCCTGTCGGCTGCCGGTCTGGTGACCCGCGATGCGCGTGAAGTTGAACGTAAGAAGGTCGGTCTGCACAAGGCCCGCCGTCGCAAGCAGTTCTCCAAGCGTTAA
- the erpA gene encoding iron-sulfur cluster insertion protein ErpA, whose product MPFVFTDNACNKVKDLIAEEGNPELKLRVFVTGGGCSGFQYGFTFDEIANDDDTLVEKEGVQLLVDPMSYQYLVGAEIDYQESLQGSQFVIKNPNASSTCGCGSSFSV is encoded by the coding sequence ATGCCGTTTGTGTTTACCGACAATGCCTGCAACAAGGTCAAGGACCTGATTGCCGAAGAAGGCAACCCCGAGCTGAAACTGCGTGTGTTTGTCACCGGCGGCGGCTGCTCCGGCTTCCAGTACGGCTTTACCTTTGATGAAATCGCCAACGACGACGACACCCTGGTAGAAAAAGAAGGCGTGCAACTGCTGGTTGACCCAATGAGCTACCAGTATCTGGTGGGGGCAGAAATCGACTACCAGGAAAGCCTGCAAGGCTCGCAGTTTGTCATCAAGAACCCCAATGCCAGCTCCACCTGCGGTTGCGGTTCGTCGTTCTCGGTGTAA
- a CDS encoding CheR family methyltransferase, giving the protein MKTSLPPAIVLPKLPPIQREFVFTDDDFDRIRRFIHQRAGIALNPSKKDMVYGRLVRRIRTLQLGSFAAYLELLFSADRGREELEHFVNALTTNLTYFFREEHHFPILADHLRSRSGDIQIWCSAASTGEEPYSLAMTALEAASSGVRQSVSILATDLDTNVLRTGAEGIYGAEAINKLPSGMAQRYFDRLDEQRWQAKPALRQMIRFQPLNLVDPQWSIRGPFDAIFCRNVMIYFDRDTQLAVLRRFAPLLKPDGLLFVGHSENFYHATDLFRLRGKTVYERVNAL; this is encoded by the coding sequence ATGAAGACTTCGCTTCCTCCCGCTATTGTGTTGCCCAAGCTGCCCCCGATTCAGCGTGAATTTGTCTTCACCGACGACGACTTCGACCGCATCCGCCGCTTTATCCATCAGCGCGCCGGAATTGCGCTCAACCCCAGCAAAAAAGACATGGTGTATGGCCGTCTGGTGCGGCGCATCCGCACCCTGCAGCTGGGATCGTTTGCCGCCTATCTGGAACTGCTGTTTTCTGCCGACCGGGGCCGGGAAGAGCTGGAGCACTTTGTCAACGCGCTGACCACCAATCTGACCTATTTCTTCCGCGAAGAGCATCATTTTCCGATCCTGGCCGACCACCTGCGCAGCCGCAGCGGCGATATCCAGATCTGGTGTTCAGCTGCCTCTACCGGCGAAGAGCCTTACTCGCTGGCCATGACGGCGCTGGAAGCCGCCAGTTCAGGCGTGCGCCAGTCGGTCAGCATTCTGGCCACTGACCTGGACACCAATGTGCTGCGCACTGGCGCGGAAGGCATTTATGGCGCAGAAGCCATCAACAAGCTGCCCAGCGGCATGGCCCAGCGCTACTTCGACCGGCTGGACGAGCAGCGCTGGCAGGCCAAGCCGGCCTTGCGCCAGATGATCCGCTTCCAGCCGCTGAACCTGGTGGACCCGCAATGGTCGATCCGGGGGCCGTTTGACGCCATTTTCTGCCGCAATGTGATGATTTACTTCGACCGCGATACCCAGTTGGCCGTGCTGCGCCGCTTTGCGCCGCTGCTCAAGCCAGATGGCTTGCTGTTTGTTGGCCACTCGGAAAACTTTTACCACGCTACCGATTTGTTCCGCTTGCGTGGCAAAACGGTGTACGAACGGGTGAATGCGTTGTGA
- a CDS encoding D-amino acid dehydrogenase: MKVVVLGAGVVGVSTAWFLTKAGHEVIVIDRQAQAGVETSYANGGQISVSQSEPWANPGTPMRALKWMSHEDAPLLFRWRLDSRQWAWALKFLAECRPGRAKQNIRQLLNLGLYSRQTLQDIRAETHIQYDQQTRGILAIYQSQQALDEAANTCLLMQTYGMDRKVVTRDQIAEIEPALRHMVPKLAGGTYCPSDESGDARMFTQRLAALCAEAGAEFRYHTRINALLTRGSSLSGVSITGPDGQYETLTADAFVMAMGSYSPLLARTIGIKLPIYPAKGYSATAPIEEPEVEVQNGEFVEGDNAPMVSITDEENRLVFSRLGDRLRVAGTAEFNGYSTELNAVRCAALINRAKQLFPGAADYSNAMFWTGLRPVTPSNVPLIGRTKEYKNLFLNTGHGALGWTQGAGSGRALADIINGDRPEVDFRFIGL, translated from the coding sequence ATGAAAGTCGTGGTGTTGGGCGCAGGGGTAGTTGGGGTTTCCACCGCCTGGTTTCTGACCAAGGCCGGTCATGAAGTGATTGTGATCGACCGGCAGGCGCAGGCCGGGGTGGAAACCAGCTATGCCAATGGCGGGCAGATTTCGGTCAGCCAGTCGGAGCCATGGGCCAACCCTGGCACGCCGATGCGGGCGCTCAAGTGGATGTCGCACGAAGATGCACCGTTGCTGTTCCGCTGGCGGCTGGACAGCCGGCAATGGGCGTGGGCGCTGAAGTTTCTGGCCGAATGCCGGCCAGGCCGCGCCAAGCAGAATATCCGCCAGCTGCTCAACCTGGGCCTGTACAGCCGGCAAACCCTGCAGGACATCCGGGCCGAAACCCATATTCAGTACGACCAGCAAACCCGTGGCATTCTGGCCATTTACCAAAGCCAGCAGGCGCTGGATGAAGCGGCCAACACCTGTTTGCTGATGCAGACCTACGGCATGGACCGCAAGGTGGTTACCCGCGACCAGATTGCCGAAATCGAACCCGCGCTGCGTCATATGGTGCCCAAGCTGGCTGGCGGTACCTATTGCCCGAGTGACGAATCCGGCGATGCGCGCATGTTTACCCAGCGTCTGGCCGCCCTGTGCGCCGAGGCTGGCGCCGAATTCCGCTATCACACCCGCATCAATGCCCTGCTGACCCGTGGCAGCAGCCTGAGCGGGGTGTCGATTACCGGCCCGGATGGCCAGTACGAAACCCTGACGGCTGACGCTTTTGTAATGGCGATGGGCAGCTATTCGCCGCTGCTGGCGCGCACCATCGGCATCAAGCTGCCGATTTATCCGGCCAAGGGCTATTCCGCCACCGCGCCGATTGAAGAGCCGGAAGTGGAAGTGCAGAACGGCGAGTTTGTCGAAGGTGACAATGCGCCGATGGTCAGCATCACCGATGAAGAAAACCGCCTGGTGTTTTCCCGGCTGGGCGACCGCCTGCGTGTTGCCGGCACGGCAGAATTCAATGGCTATTCCACCGAACTGAACGCGGTGCGCTGCGCGGCGCTGATCAACCGCGCCAAGCAGCTGTTTCCGGGCGCTGCCGACTACAGCAATGCGATGTTCTGGACTGGCCTGCGCCCGGTTACCCCATCGAATGTGCCACTGATTGGCCGCACCAAAGAATATAAAAACCTGTTTCTCAACACCGGCCACGGCGCGCTGGGCTGGACCCAGGGCGCTGGCTCTGGTCGGGCGCTGGCCGACATCATCAACGGCGACCGCCCGGAAGTGGACTTCCGCTTTATCGGCCTGTAA
- the purT gene encoding formate-dependent phosphoribosylglycinamide formyltransferase, producing MPSIQFGTPLSPTALKVMLLGSGELGKEVVIALQRLGVETIAVDRYPNAPAMQVAHRSHVIAMTDAAALRALVESERPHLIVPEIEAIATDELARIEADGLAEVIPTARAAQLTMNREGIRRLAAETLGLPTSPYAFADSLAELQAAIDAGIGYPCVIKPVMSSSGKGQSLVRGPEDVAPAWDYAASAGRVDAGRVIVEGFIQFDYEITQLTVRACNTDGNVETYFCEPIGHIQQHGDYVESWQPQAMSPLARQKARDYAQAVVDNLGGRGLFGVELFIRGDEVWFSEVSPRPHDTGLVTLASQTLSEFELHARAILGLPVDVAMRVPAAASAVIYGGMEAQAIGFDGVAHALAVPGSDLRLFGKPESFARRRMGVALASAEHETQARERARLAASRVIPVQRKP from the coding sequence ATGCCATCCATTCAATTTGGCACCCCGCTCTCGCCCACGGCGCTCAAGGTCATGCTGCTGGGCAGCGGCGAACTGGGCAAGGAAGTGGTCATCGCCCTGCAGCGGCTGGGGGTGGAAACCATCGCCGTGGACCGCTACCCCAACGCCCCGGCCATGCAGGTGGCACATCGCAGCCATGTGATTGCCATGACCGACGCCGCCGCGCTGCGCGCGCTGGTGGAAAGCGAGCGTCCGCACCTGATTGTGCCGGAAATCGAGGCGATTGCCACCGACGAGCTGGCGCGCATCGAAGCCGATGGCCTGGCTGAAGTGATTCCCACCGCGCGCGCCGCGCAACTGACCATGAACCGCGAAGGCATCCGCCGGCTGGCTGCGGAAACCCTGGGCCTGCCCACCTCGCCGTATGCCTTTGCCGACAGCCTGGCCGAACTGCAAGCCGCCATCGATGCCGGCATCGGCTATCCGTGCGTGATCAAGCCAGTGATGTCGTCCAGCGGCAAGGGGCAAAGCCTGGTGCGTGGCCCGGAGGATGTGGCCCCTGCCTGGGATTACGCCGCCAGCGCCGGGCGGGTGGACGCAGGGCGGGTGATTGTGGAAGGCTTTATCCAGTTTGATTACGAAATTACCCAGCTGACCGTGCGCGCCTGCAATACCGATGGCAATGTCGAGACGTACTTTTGCGAACCGATTGGCCATATCCAGCAACACGGCGACTACGTGGAAAGCTGGCAGCCGCAGGCGATGAGCCCGCTGGCCCGGCAGAAGGCGCGCGACTACGCTCAGGCGGTGGTGGATAATCTGGGCGGACGCGGCCTGTTTGGGGTGGAGCTGTTCATCCGGGGGGACGAGGTGTGGTTTTCGGAAGTCAGCCCGCGCCCGCACGACACCGGCCTGGTGACGCTGGCCAGCCAGACCTTGAGCGAATTTGAACTGCACGCCCGCGCCATCCTCGGCCTGCCGGTGGATGTGGCCATGCGTGTGCCGGCTGCGGCCAGCGCGGTGATCTACGGCGGCATGGAAGCGCAAGCCATCGGCTTTGACGGCGTAGCCCACGCGCTGGCCGTGCCCGGCAGCGACCTGCGCCTGTTTGGCAAGCCGGAAAGCTTTGCCCGCCGCCGCATGGGCGTGGCGCTGGCCAGCGCCGAGCACGAAACCCAGGCCCGCGAGCGCGCCAGGCTGGCCGCCAGCCGCGTTATCCCCGTCCAACGAAAGCCCTGA
- a CDS encoding group II truncated hemoglobin has translation MTTATPTEANPMHTVTPYQLLGGEAMLTLLVDRFYNVMEHDPAVAEIRRLHPADLEGSRQKLFMFLSGWLGGPNLYMEQFGHPRLRARHLPFPINQSASDQWMYCMEHAFEGLAVDPTLREQLMAALRNTANFMQNQPPA, from the coding sequence ATGACCACCGCCACCCCGACCGAAGCCAATCCGATGCACACCGTCACCCCGTACCAGCTGCTGGGTGGCGAGGCCATGCTCACCCTGCTGGTTGATCGTTTTTACAATGTGATGGAGCACGACCCGGCAGTGGCAGAAATCCGCCGCCTGCACCCGGCAGATCTGGAAGGGTCACGGCAGAAGCTGTTCATGTTTTTGTCCGGCTGGCTGGGTGGCCCCAATCTGTATATGGAGCAATTTGGCCACCCGCGCCTGCGCGCCCGTCATCTGCCGTTTCCGATTAACCAGTCTGCCAGCGACCAATGGATGTACTGCATGGAACACGCCTTCGAGGGTCTGGCGGTGGACCCGACCCTGCGCGAGCAACTGATGGCCGCCTTGCGCAATACCGCCAATTTCATGCAGAACCAACCCCCTGCCTGA
- a CDS encoding LysE family translocator, translating to MPHWPALLGITVAIGIGAASPGPSFVMVARTAVSQGRSHGLLAAAGIGTGGLVFAVLALLGLHSVLSLSSMLYLALKLAGGLYLAWLGWRIWRGARLPLLIDSAETAPPARRAFATGLFTQLSNPKTAIVYTSVFAAFLPAQPDLTFKLLTALAVLLVETGWYTLAAWALSAPLPRQAYLRGKTWVDRVAGGVMMALGLKLAHGALE from the coding sequence ATGCCACACTGGCCCGCCCTGCTGGGCATCACCGTCGCCATCGGCATCGGTGCCGCCAGCCCCGGCCCCAGCTTTGTGATGGTGGCGCGTACTGCCGTCAGCCAGGGCCGTTCCCACGGCCTGCTGGCCGCCGCCGGCATTGGAACCGGTGGGCTGGTGTTTGCCGTTCTGGCGCTTTTGGGTCTGCACAGCGTGCTCAGCCTGTCCTCCATGCTGTATCTGGCGCTGAAACTGGCCGGTGGGCTGTATCTGGCCTGGCTGGGCTGGCGCATCTGGCGCGGTGCCCGCCTGCCCTTGCTCATTGACAGCGCCGAAACAGCGCCGCCGGCGCGCCGGGCTTTTGCCACCGGCCTTTTCACCCAATTGAGCAATCCGAAAACCGCCATTGTCTACACCAGTGTCTTTGCCGCCTTCCTGCCCGCCCAGCCTGATCTGACCTTCAAGCTACTCACTGCCCTGGCGGTGCTGCTGGTGGAAACTGGCTGGTACACCCTGGCCGCGTGGGCGCTCTCCGCGCCTTTGCCCCGCCAGGCTTACTTGCGCGGCAAAACCTGGGTGGATCGTGTGGCTGGGGGAGTGATGATGGCGCTGGGGCTGAAACTGGCGCACGGGGCGCTGGAATGA
- a CDS encoding NnrS family protein, giving the protein MSFAQPGRGQCRVTSLKESLMFSTALSAPHRALFATGTLAVMTAMLWWGAVLLGRALGQDWADASLPAMLVHGHWMLYGLFAPFMAGFIFTAGPKWLAVPPPPRAHYLALVAVWGLANLMLLLGQLGGGRISQELGHGLIALGMLGLLASWLRCIHASRQPDRHHAWAVALAFGLGAAGALAGLGWVISGAGWAWGLMRTLALWGFLLPVFLTVSHRMLPFFSASVLQPYQPWRPYSLLLGFWLGSLGHTALTLLDWPLLCAGWDALFAGLLAYTSWRWGVRRCWRNRLLAMLHLSFAWAALALALHALAAIWPSLGSAPVHALTIGLFSTLMMGFVSRVSLGHSGQPLVAAPWLWRLYLALHGVALLRVLAEAAPQPARNLLYVLVALGWLLIWARWGGQFLPVYMRPRADGQPG; this is encoded by the coding sequence ATGTCTTTTGCCCAGCCAGGGCGCGGACAATGCCGGGTCACCAGCCTCAAGGAAAGCCTGATGTTCTCCACTGCTTTGTCTGCGCCGCATCGGGCGCTGTTTGCCACTGGCACGCTGGCGGTCATGACCGCCATGCTGTGGTGGGGGGCGGTGTTGCTGGGCCGTGCGCTCGGCCAGGACTGGGCCGACGCCAGCCTGCCGGCCATGCTGGTGCATGGCCACTGGATGCTGTATGGCCTGTTTGCCCCGTTCATGGCCGGGTTCATCTTCACTGCCGGCCCCAAGTGGCTGGCCGTGCCGCCGCCGCCCCGCGCCCACTATCTGGCGCTGGTGGCGGTGTGGGGGCTGGCCAACCTGATGCTGCTGCTGGGCCAGCTGGGCGGTGGGCGCATCAGCCAGGAGCTGGGCCACGGCCTGATCGCCCTGGGCATGCTCGGTTTGCTGGCCAGCTGGCTGCGCTGCATTCATGCCAGCCGTCAGCCCGACCGTCACCATGCCTGGGCCGTGGCGCTGGCGTTTGGCCTGGGCGCGGCAGGCGCGCTGGCCGGGCTGGGCTGGGTGATCAGCGGCGCGGGCTGGGCGTGGGGGCTGATGCGCACGCTGGCGCTGTGGGGATTTCTGCTGCCGGTATTCTTGACGGTCAGCCATCGCATGCTGCCGTTTTTCAGTGCCAGTGTGCTGCAACCTTACCAACCGTGGCGGCCATATTCGCTGCTGCTGGGGTTCTGGCTGGGCAGCCTGGGGCACACCGCGCTGACCCTGCTGGACTGGCCGCTGCTGTGCGCGGGCTGGGATGCACTGTTTGCCGGGCTGCTGGCGTATACCAGCTGGCGCTGGGGCGTGCGCCGCTGTTGGCGCAACCGGCTGCTGGCCATGCTGCATCTGTCGTTTGCCTGGGCGGCGCTGGCGCTGGCGCTGCATGCGCTGGCAGCCATCTGGCCGTCACTGGGCAGCGCACCAGTGCATGCGCTGACAATCGGGCTGTTCAGCACCTTGATGATGGGCTTTGTCAGCCGGGTATCGCTGGGGCATTCCGGCCAGCCGCTGGTGGCTGCCCCCTGGCTGTGGCGGCTGTATCTGGCGCTGCACGGCGTGGCGCTGCTGCGGGTACTGGCCGAAGCCGCACCACAGCCAGCGCGCAATCTGCTGTATGTGCTGGTGGCGCTGGGCTGGCTGCTGATCTGGGCGCGCTGGGGTGGGCAGTTTCTGCCGGTGTACATGCGGCCACGCGCGGATGGGCAGCCGGGTTAG
- a CDS encoding YceI family protein: MSRFALLPALLLASLATPALALPATYTPDPSHTYAYFEVGHLGYSIQRGRFDKLGGKIRLDGASQQGVIDIMIDAASISTGFPKRDEALRGEEFFNVARFPTLVYRSTTLKFVGERPISATGTLTLLGVSKPVELKISQFYCAPHPMMKKDMCGAEASASIKRSEFGMNRYMPGIGDDIKISVQIEAFKD; encoded by the coding sequence ATGTCCCGATTTGCCCTGCTGCCAGCCCTGCTGCTTGCTTCCCTGGCCACCCCGGCCCTGGCCCTGCCGGCCACCTACACCCCGGACCCCAGCCACACCTACGCCTACTTTGAAGTGGGTCATCTGGGTTATTCGATCCAGCGTGGCCGCTTCGACAAGCTGGGCGGCAAAATCCGTCTGGACGGCGCATCGCAGCAGGGGGTGATCGACATCATGATCGACGCCGCCTCGATCAGCACCGGCTTTCCCAAGCGCGACGAAGCGCTGCGGGGCGAAGAATTTTTCAACGTGGCACGCTTCCCCACGCTGGTCTACCGCTCCACCACGCTGAAATTTGTGGGCGAACGCCCGATTTCCGCCACCGGCACGCTGACCCTGCTGGGGGTGAGCAAGCCGGTTGAGCTGAAAATCTCCCAGTTTTACTGCGCCCCGCACCCCATGATGAAAAAAGACATGTGCGGCGCAGAAGCCAGCGCCAGCATCAAGCGTAGCGAGTTTGGCATGAACCGCTATATGCCGGGCATTGGTGACGACATCAAAATCTCGGTACAGATTGAGGCGTTCAAGGATTGA
- a CDS encoding cytochrome b: protein MTPPLRYPFPARLLHWLMALMIMAGLALGYYLSSLPDAADKQALMTVHQSNGVAVLLLAFVRLGWRMGNPPPPLPDSTLWWERAIARAVHLQLYLLMIALPLSGWLMSSAKGHSVVFLGLVTLPDLVAADPALFDTLKGAHGQLAFVTVVLIALHLAGVVKHQLLDKDTLLARMR, encoded by the coding sequence ATGACCCCACCGCTGCGCTACCCTTTTCCGGCCCGACTGCTGCACTGGCTGATGGCCCTGATGATCATGGCCGGGCTGGCCCTGGGCTACTACCTGAGCAGCCTGCCGGATGCAGCAGACAAGCAGGCGCTGATGACCGTGCATCAATCCAATGGCGTGGCCGTGCTGCTGCTGGCGTTTGTGCGGCTGGGCTGGCGCATGGGCAACCCGCCGCCGCCGCTGCCAGACAGCACGCTGTGGTGGGAGCGCGCCATTGCCCGCGCCGTACACCTGCAGCTGTATTTGCTGATGATTGCCCTGCCACTGAGCGGCTGGCTGATGAGCTCGGCCAAGGGCCATAGCGTGGTGTTTCTGGGCCTGGTCACGCTACCAGACCTGGTGGCCGCTGACCCGGCGCTGTTTGACACACTGAAAGGCGCACACGGACAGCTGGCCTTTGTCACCGTGGTGCTGATTGCGCTGCACCTGGCCGGGGTAGTCAAACACCAGTTGCTGGATAAAGATACCCTGCTGGCGCGGATGCGCTGA
- a CDS encoding peptidylprolyl isomerase, giving the protein MAITVNGVEITDAMIENELPRHVEAAQPLQHATHELVLRQLLLQEAARLGLDGEDDDARINQVIQLEVPPPKVSEADCQAWYAAHPEAFVTGETVAARHILFQPLQDVPPALLRAKAEGVLNEILATPARFAELAQEHSACPSREEGGDLGMLARGQTVPEFDAMIFTLEPGQIAEELVETQFGLHIIQVTQRSEGQTVPFEEVRDMLAEHLTSLGHGQSLHQFLHLLVEQADIQGVDMTDALVPLQG; this is encoded by the coding sequence ATGGCCATTACCGTTAACGGCGTCGAAATCACCGACGCCATGATCGAAAACGAACTGCCCCGTCATGTCGAGGCCGCACAGCCGCTGCAGCATGCCACCCACGAACTGGTGTTGCGCCAGCTGCTGCTGCAGGAAGCTGCCCGCCTGGGGCTGGACGGTGAGGACGACGACGCCCGGATCAATCAGGTGATCCAGCTGGAAGTTCCGCCGCCGAAAGTCAGCGAAGCCGACTGTCAGGCCTGGTATGCCGCCCATCCGGAAGCCTTTGTCACCGGCGAAACCGTGGCTGCCCGGCATATTCTGTTCCAGCCCTTGCAGGACGTGCCGCCCGCGTTGCTGCGCGCCAAGGCCGAAGGCGTGCTGAACGAGATTCTGGCCACGCCGGCGCGCTTTGCCGAACTGGCGCAAGAGCATTCTGCCTGTCCGTCGCGTGAAGAAGGCGGCGACCTGGGCATGCTGGCCCGTGGCCAGACCGTGCCGGAATTTGACGCCATGATCTTTACCCTGGAGCCGGGCCAGATTGCCGAAGAACTGGTGGAAACCCAGTTTGGCCTGCATATCATTCAGGTGACCCAGCGCAGCGAAGGGCAGACCGTGCCGTTTGAAGAAGTGCGCGACATGCTGGCCGAGCACCTGACCTCGCTGGGTCATGGCCAGTCGCTGCATCAGTTTCTGCATCTGCTGGTGGAACAGGCCGACATTCAGGGCGTGGACATGACCGATGCGCTGGTGCCGTTGCAAGGCTGA